One Phyllopteryx taeniolatus isolate TA_2022b chromosome 3, UOR_Ptae_1.2, whole genome shotgun sequence genomic window, CAACATCCAGTGACAGTTTCTGGTATGTGCAAAATGTGAGGCGCGCAAAAAAATGCTCCATGAAATGGTTTTCTATGGGCATCATGACATACTGGACTTTGTAATGGGCATTTGCGCCCCCTTGTGGAGACATTAAGGGTCTTCAAGAACTTTCTTAAAGTGAGACATTGTtattgtcaaggaagtatgacaTATTCGTCGTTAGAAGATGTACGTTCGTGCCTGCCGAGCGGTTCATTAAAAACGCAAGACAACCAGTGACGAAGGTTTCGTTGCTGTTTGACAATCTAAGAATACAATTTGCTATGCTTTACTTTCTTcgtttcaaatgaattgacaTTAAATCAAAGCATTCTCAGAAAAATGTTGGTGGAAGTGTGTAGATCTACTTAAAGCTTGACACGAAAAGAACCCAATGGGCATTTAAACAGGCCCTCTATTTGACTGTTTCTTGACACTATCCCTGTTTAACCAATTACAGGTTTAATCCATGCATGTTTCATATAAAAATTGCAATGTATTCGTAATGCAACATCAGGAGAACTAAAAATTATTTGGAGCATCTTGTGTGTGAGCGGGTGGGTTGGTTAGGGGTGGGGGGCAAAGGGCGGTCTCGCACGGTgcgccattcaagctaggactgCCACTGCCGCTGTCACTCAAGAATATTCATGCGTTTGTGTCTGGAATGTGTTTTAAGACTGCAATGTGAAACAAGGGTCACTTTGTAAATAGGGTAACACATTTTGAGGGGTGGCGATGGGTGTTCGCGGAATTTTAATTCGCCGTTTATGGAATGCGGTGTAACACGCGCGAAAGACAAGGGGTCACGATATAATTCCCCCTCAATAGTTCGGAGTTGTAAAGGGATTTGACACATTGCAACAAGAGAGAGCATTTCAAAAGTACTTTCTACTGCAGGTTCCATGAGCTCATCTTCTTCCATTTTCTCGATTTTAATAGCAGGAGCACTGAATTCCTCCTTGAAACCCCATCCTGACACAGCAAGAGGAAGTTGAACCGGGCAGCTTCTCTGTTCGCCCCGCAGGAATGGATCGTCTATGAactaaaaaaacatgcaggtaaATGCAAGAGTCAAACAGCAAAAGTATGAAATGGTGTCTACACAGTATATGGATTACGGTCATTAGTATGAAATGATACTCACGCCATCATGTTCCAGCTTGCGAAGGATTTCTTTGGTCTCTTCCTCAGTTTCTCTCTTCTCTTTTTTAATATTGATGATGGGGGACGGTCCTATGCTTGGGGCATCTCGTTCACTTTCATAACCTATTGCATATTGAAATACACCAGGGATGTTAGTCCATCGAACGATATGATACTAACCAAGAATCTGGTAGTTACACAAAAGATATATGCCCACCTTTTTTTCTGACGGCCATCTCTGCCGGCCCCTGCTCAAAAATCGAGTGGGACTGGATGATCTCCGGGCGACCCCGGCCCCGGCCCCTCTCTCTCGGACCTCTGCCTCGGGTCGCATCCCTCCGCTCCCTCCTCTGCCCACCTTCATCTTTGGCACTTTCAAGCATAAGTCAAAGTCAAGATTCATAAGAAGCGCTTGCacacactttttccccccctttgaATCTTGTTTGTCAACTTACTCTTCTCTAACTTTGCGGCCAATAATGTTGGGTGTAAATGTTTTCTAGTGGGGGAAATACAGGATTTTATTGAAAGAAGACAAAGAGAACTTTCATTTGGatctttttgaggacagagacCTTTTTCACTCCGCCCAGGGTGAGATCTCGAGAACGCATGGCGGGAAGGCGACCCGCAGCGATGGTAGCCGGTGTTCGGCGGCCCATCAGCTGGCCCCTCCCGCCCCCTCCGGGGGCTGGCATGCGATGACCACTGGGATCACCTGCACCTGAATCGGCCATCCTTAACAAActttacccccccaaaaaaatgtttagaagAAGTGAAAGAAATGCATTGTTCTGATCGGTGACCTCAGCAGAATAACTGTAGATGACCACCACCCACAACATTTGCACCAGAATCCTTAGTTCAGGAATGATCAAATACTGTGCCCCAGTACATGAGCAACATTAGTAAGAGATCATTAGCAGTGCCGCGAAAAAATATCCAATTTGACTTTAATTGCTCCGAATTGGTCCAAGAGTtctactacaaataatgtgtctttgttcatctatgacAGCGACATGTAGTGACAGGCGCAACAATTCAATGGCAAAATGGACAATTAAACTGTGTATCCACCAGTTGACGTTGATTCTACAGAATAGCTTTGTGTAATAtcaaattgattgattgaagttTATTTCAAACATGCAGAAGAGGAAAAACAGTGTTTAAATTTGTTAGTAAATTCAGACGAGTTCATCACTGCTTCAGCATattctttgtgacatttttgtttgatgtgtgccgtgacatttttctaatgtaaaatatgttcattGGCTTTTACTTTTATCCAAATATAATTGTCAAAATCTAAATTTAATGTAAAGTAAGAAATTAATTAAAAGTGATTTGCATTTAATACATAATCGTTTAGGTCAAAAGTATAACGCAAATTGGGAAAACAAGGTCGATATAAGCAATAGTTTTCCGTGACAAGCGTTGGGAATATGAAGTCATGCGACGTCAACAACACGGCGGAAAAGGAGGCACACGTGGCCGACGTACATCAAATGTCTTTCTGTCGACCTCGCCTTTTGACACCCACGCGTACGTACGGCCACTTACGTGCACGGAGCGGAGATATCCCGAGAAGACAAAAACTCCACATTTGTCAGAAGTCACGACAAATTGTGCACTTCCAATCGACGCTTACGCACCGGGCGCCGCCATGTCACTTCCGGGTGTCATCAGCCCAACTTGAGGCGGATCGCAGCTGCGCACACAGTTGCGCAGATGCAAATCTTTGCCTGTTCTTACGTCAGCCCCCTTTTTATTTCCCAATTTTTATTGCGCCAAAGCACATACTTTACATTACAAATATCTACCGGTCCCctactaaacaaaaatgtcacatattAAAGCTGAAATAATGATACTCCTGTTTACGCGAAAGATGTTGTTTTGctgtgtgactgtgtgaatgtacTTGCTGCAATCCGGCATTATTTGGGAGTgaggaaataatcattttcagaataattaaatgaaatttcaCAGCACAGTGGTTGCGAATCATAGCTTTAAACAGCCAAAACGTTACACATGCTAATGCTGTAGCAAACATTCTTCCGTTAATGCATTTGAAATGATACCATTTCTTAGTCCATTCAGTGTTATGTTTATGATTGTGGTTGTATCTTACTGTGAGTACAACTGCGCCGAATCATACTGGAAAGGAGTTTATGATATTTTTGATACCTTATAACactgatgtcaaactcaaggcctgagGACCAGATCCGGCCTGTCGCACCACTTgatgtggcccactaaagcaattGAAGTGTGTCTGCTTCATGTACGTATCGTTAGAAGATGTACGTTAAATaggtttgttcttttcatgTTCCTTCACTTTTACCACCCACCAAATAATTTCTGAACATAAAgtgaacaatagttgaataCAGTACTTAATATTTGTGTGCCACAATTGTCCATGATTTCTAATTTTGAATACAAACTACATTGCTAACAATACATATCATGATCAATTGCCAGGGCAACTGCGTACAGTATGTGAAATAATATGATGTGGTCAGATGACCTGACTATACATTTGTATGGTTTTCATAGTTCTaaaggccctctgagggaaacaaTAACTAAGATATAAATGGGGCCTGAtaagatactgtacatgtgacGGGCAAAATATGAGAAACACCTCTTAGCATGATGTTGTAATTtacaaccataataataaacacattgatAACTGAATAGCTGTCTGAAAGTATAAATACATATGATAAATGGAGTTTtactgaattgtattttttagatGTACCTCATGACATTTGGCAAGTGCACACATAAATTGGACtcgatatatactgtatactgtatttagatctgttcatttttatattatgtgtttgtgaaaataagtaaataatacTGTTTGTCAATACCTCTTTATTGCCATGTTTTTTGCAAATCCATTTCCATTGTTCAAAAGGAGATTACAGCCATTAATCTGAGAAGAGCGTCTCTtgacatcacttttttttaatctctggCGAAATCCTAAATGTTATCCCGCATGGAGCCAATGCAACACATCCCACTTACACCTAATGCCAGTGCAAATCTTCTTACTCTGGACTCAAATTGTAGCATCACTCGCCTGAGGATGGGCTAGGAGGGACGGGCAGGGGGGTTATGCCCTGTGGACTAAGTCCATATGGCATCGCAGTTGGCACAAGTGCAATTTAGTTACTGCGACATCACATGCAGTATCTTTTAAATGCTCTCCTGCATCAGTgtctccttttatttatttatcaccgCCTCTGTGTCCGCACTGTCACTGAAATGTGAATTGTGACATTTATGATAGTAGCAGAGTTTAGTGTAGTGTACATCAGAGCGCCTCAGGGCAACACTTTGGAGGAGTGAGACGCTGTGTTGTGTACCAACATGCTGATGAGCTTGCAGTGTTTGACAATTCTCTTTTGGGCTCACCTCTTTTAGCTCTGAATGCATCATGGGCTGTGCAGCAGCGTAAGAGTCAAATAAACATCGTGCTCAGAGCCCACAGCAAAAATGAGAtgggcggggggtggggtgaTGGAGGGGCGAAGGTTGAGTGTTTGTgtggcacacatacacacacatacacagatgaGAGAAACAGACGTAGAGCATGAGAGAGAaatagacagagagagagagagaggatccAGTATGTTCGTTTCACCTCCTAATCAGTTTTCCAGGGGGATCCATCAGTGACTGCAGCACATAAGGACACTCGGAAGCAGGAAAAAGGAAACAGCGCCTAAAAGCTTCAATCGCAGCTTTAACAGCATACAAGTAAGGATTTACTTTCTATCATACAAGCAGGCTTGAGATTGTGAAAATCAACAGCGATTCCATAATAGCTTGTGCTGTGACATTTGTTCATGTGGATGCAATTGTTGTCATTATTCTATGCTGTGTACagaacatgcatattttttagCATTTGACACCAAGCTGAGCCTTTCTTGtgagtatttacagtatttatccGTGTATATAGCCCAATATTATTGTCATTAATGCTTTAGTTGTGTACACATTTACACTGTACATTGGCTTGTTAACAcagaattttatttcattacatacaGAGCAATAGGGATTACATTCATTCACTTCTACCCGcaaataaactttattgccACGAGAGAACCCGTGCTGAACTGGATGAGATTCAATTTCCGATTTCCAAGCATCATACATTCCATGCATTCACAAGGAGATGTGACAAACaatcaaattagtttttttttttttttttttaaagaagtgtCAAAAGAAAATACTTTCATTGATAATGCTGCTTATGGCAAGCATCACtacatgtagaaaaaaaatgcttaaatttTCTGCGGGCATTAAAAAAGTTGTGCAAATAGAACTTCGATGCAACAAACAATTTCAGCGTcttttaaagaaaaagcaacagaAAATGCTTTGATGTACAGCAGCTTATGGTGCTCCGTGAATGCAGCACCTTTGCTGATGCTgatgcatctgtgtgtgtgtgtgtgtgtgtgttataattCATCCGAGTGTGGTGCttgcaaatacagtaattaaactAATGAGGTGTTTTTCTGTCAGCTCCATCAGAGAGACCCAAATTGCCTGATTTGAAGCAGCTGGCTATTACAGTTATGGCTGCATGCAGCGGAGAAAATTGccccccccctacacacacacacacacacacacacacacacacagactgatGCACAAATGAGGGCAACAGGGATGTGTGAGTGATTTGGAAACCTGCATTTGAACTGTTGGATCTTTAAGCGGAACATTCACAGACAGCGACGGGCTTTGATGAGTGTCCTGCGAGATTCTATTGTTGGCCCACTTTCTGTTGCTGAAAAAAAACTTGGAGATGAGTTGTGAGCAGAAGCCGTATAGAAACAAACGTGCAAATCATCTTTTCTCCTCAGGAGGATGGACTCACGTGCACATTTCACAGTTCGCAGGCTTTAATGAACTGCTGCAGCCTGTCCATCATGTTGGGTCTGGACAACACCTCAGCAGACCTCACAGTCTGCCAGTGAGAGCATCTTTGTCCATGTGTAATGCAGCATCATGAGCGTGTTAGAGTTGCTTGCTAAACGGCTACTGAGGTTATTTTAGGCACAAATATGCATAATGCTCAGCGCAAGAGGAACGGCTCGGTCGGAAGAAAGGAATCATGCAACGCGCTCGGCTGCAGATAAATAAAGCGGACATCAAATcgaacacacataaaaaaaaagaaaagtggctGACCCTGGCCTGCTAGTCAAGGCTTTGTTCGGCAGTGTGAATCAAATGGCTGATGTGTGACCAAGTAGTGATTTGTCACCTTCCACCGTAGCTAAATCTCCCCTTGTCATGTCCTGCCAGACCAATAAAAGACGAGCTATGACAGCAAACACAAGAATCagtacgttaaaaaaaaaaaaaaaaaaagatattttagaAATGGGGAGATGCCGCTGACATGTGGTTGCTGGGAGACTGATTGCGGTGATTATAAAAGGCCTGGAGTCATCTGGAAGTGTCTCATGTTGCATAAAGATGGGAAATGTCAGTCAAGGCCGCCAAAGAGGAGAAGCGGGAGCGAGGCACAAAATGAAAGATGATCTATGAATGAAAGTTGAATTTGTCTCGGCTTCTAGAGATAATGACCACGAGTGTTGACTTTGTAGTTGCTTTTCAATGCAACTATATTATTTCCATCTTGTTAGCATATGCTTAGCACTTGAGTTACAGTTCCTTATTTAAGTTTGACATTATTACTGTATAGGACAAACAACAATATTTGGTATCTCAGATAAAAGTACGAATGGACGGCACATACCTCACTAAAAAATACCTCGATTGACCAATTTTTTTGGCTTGCGCTCCGAGCaaagatttgagatacaagcgcgcTTTTGACCCCCACCACTAGATGACAACAGTCAATTTGCCAACCACCAATAAACcccacagaagaagaacaaggaaCGACAATTCATTTGGtacagtcctgtttttttttcattttccatgtttgcATTTATGTGGAGCGCAATACAGTTGTAATTTTtcttactaaaaaaaaacacgtttttaaaaaaaggaatttttgtgttttttggaggtGCATTTCCCTTCCTTTCAGTggtaaaagatgatttgagatacaagctttTTGAGATACTAGCATGGTctcggaacgaattaaactcgtatttcAATTGTTTCAATGTAAGATTGAACTCTATCTTGTTATAACTGGAAATTGGCATGAAAAGCAGAGGCTGTtaatacagttttaaaataattta contains:
- the polr3d gene encoding DNA-directed RNA polymerase III subunit RPC4; protein product: MADSGAGDPSGHRMPAPGGGGRGQLMGRRTPATIAAGRLPAMRSRDLTLGGVKKKTFTPNIIGRKVREDAKDEGGQRRERRDATRGRGPRERGRGRGRPEIIQSHSIFEQGPAEMAVRKKGYESERDAPSIGPSPIINIKKEKRETEEETKEILRKLEHDGFIDDPFLRGEQRSCPVQLPLAVSGWGFKEEFSAPAIKIEKMEEDELMEPAVEMKAEQEEVETKKSEAASKPPALPEPDVLPDLLHKWSLSKGEELFFMQLPDTLPGQPPTKEYKPIKTEVESEDGQSVLLKTESQEEKNQDNSCNLKDLREGLVGKMLVRKSGRVQLIMGQVTLDVSLGASCAFLQELVSVDTEGRTGDLTVLGNVKHKMVCSPDFESLLESR